Proteins encoded in a region of the Actinomycetota bacterium genome:
- a CDS encoding MarR family transcriptional regulator — MRTARRDEDLAHLLSQAERRVTERLSAALEAEGLTLAQWWVLTLLSDGAGHPMAEAAEFAMLPAPTLTKVVDRMVSLNLVYRRPDLRDRRRVLIYSAARGRRLHQRLARDLSLAVRVLGDPADDQDAAQLARLLVRILERHQ; from the coding sequence ATGAGAACCGCCCGACGTGACGAGGACCTGGCCCACCTGCTGAGCCAGGCCGAACGCCGCGTGACGGAACGGTTGTCGGCCGCCCTGGAGGCCGAGGGCCTGACCCTGGCCCAGTGGTGGGTCCTGACGTTGCTCTCCGACGGGGCCGGCCACCCGATGGCCGAGGCCGCCGAGTTCGCCATGCTGCCGGCCCCCACCCTGACCAAGGTGGTCGACCGGATGGTGTCGCTGAACCTCGTCTACCGCCGCCCCGACCTGCGCGACCGCCGCCGGGTGCTGATCTACTCGGCCGCCCGCGGCCGGCGCCTCCACCAGCGCCTCGCCCGCGACCTCAGCCTGGCGGTCCGGGTCCTGGGAGACCCCGCCGACGACCAGGACGCCGCCCAGCTCGCCCGCCTGCTGGTGCGCATCCTGGAACGCCACCAGTAG